A single region of the Xiphias gladius isolate SHS-SW01 ecotype Sanya breed wild chromosome 17, ASM1685928v1, whole genome shotgun sequence genome encodes:
- the pou2f3 gene encoding POU domain, class 2, transcription factor 3 isoform X1: protein MSADTVEQSEAPGEQADLEQNRIDFNRQIKTEAINDSPHSASTLKTCQLTQSSPVPGGQLTGELTSFHTMQQLVLMPPSHLSSPSSFLLSQSPTSHQALLQQNLLCLPSQSQTSLLQHQPGLALTPQAMSRSGLAGPSMENHMDMSHLQMPKHMSIPPQEEPSDLEELEQFAKAFKQRRIKLGFTQGDVGLAMGKLYGNDFSQTTISRFEALNLSFKNMCKLKPLLEKWLNDAENSPSDSMSNATSLPPLMEGYGRKRKKRTSIETNIKLTLEKRFLDNPKPNSEEITLISEQLSMEKEVVRVWFCNRRQKEKRIYCPVASLPVKSHSYNSRMAPASRSYSPLASGGVSANSSPNSASPEASPNSLSTASLTSQANPASYSTPGSWYRTWNPATYHH, encoded by the exons ATGAGCGCAGACACGGTGGAACAGTCGGAGGCTCCAGGTGAACAGGCGG ATTTAGAGCAAAACAGAATCGACTTCAATCGACAA ATAAAGACAGAGGCCATCAACGACTCACCTCATTCAGCTTCCACACTGAAGACATGTCAGCTTACACAAAGCTCTCCCGTGCCTGGAGGTCAACTGACTGGG GAGCTCACCTCTTTCCACACCATGCAGCAGCTGGTTCTGATGCCACCGTCTCACCTGtcatctccttcctcttttctgctctCCCAGAGCCCCACCAGCCACCAAG CTCTTCTGCAGCAGAACCTGCTGTGCCTTCCTAGCCAGAGTCAAACTAGCCTTCTCCAGCATCAGCCTGGACTGGCTCTTACTCCACAG GCTATGAGTCGCTCTGGTCTGGCAGGACCATCTATGGAGAACCACATGGACATGTCTCACCTGCAAATGCCCAAACATATGTCCATACCACCACAGGAAGAACCCAGTGATCTGGAGGAACTGGAACAATTTGCGAAAGCATTCAAGCAAAGACGCATCAAACTGGGCTTCACTCAG GGAGATGTGGGCCTTGCGATGGGAAAACTGTACGGGAATGATTTCAGCCAGACCACAATCTCTCGCTTCGAGGCTCTCAACCTCAGCTTCAAAAACATGTGCAAGCTCAAACCTCTGCTGGAGAAATGGCTGAATGATGCAG aGAACTCGCCTTCTGACTCGATGAGCAACGCCACCTCTCTGCCGCCCCTGATGGAGGGCTACGGCCGCAAGCGAAAAAAGAGGACAAGCATTGAAACCAACATCAAGCTGACTCTGGAGAAACGTTTCCTTGAC AACCCCAAGCCCAACTCCGAGGAGATAACCCTGATCTCAGAGCAGCTGTCCATGGAGAAGGAGGTGGTTCGAGTTTGGTTCTGTAATCGGCGTCAGAAGGAGAAGAGGATCTACTGCCCGGTGGCTAGTTTACCTGTCAAATCACACAGCTACAACTCCAGAATG GCCCCGGCATCCAGATCCTACAGCCCTCTGGCTTCAGGTGGAG TTTCAGCGAATTCCTCTCCAAACAGCGCAAGCCCTGAAGCTTCTCCCAACAGCCTGTCCACAGCCTCCTTAACGTCTCAGGCCAACCCAGCTTCCTACAGTACACCAGG CTCCTGGTACCGCACGTGGAATCCTGCCACATATCATCACTGA
- the pou2f3 gene encoding POU domain, class 2, transcription factor 3 isoform X2 — translation MSADTVEQSEAPGEQADLEQNRIDFNRQIKTEAINDSPHSASTLKTCQLTQSSPVPGGQLTGLTSFHTMQQLVLMPPSHLSSPSSFLLSQSPTSHQALLQQNLLCLPSQSQTSLLQHQPGLALTPQAMSRSGLAGPSMENHMDMSHLQMPKHMSIPPQEEPSDLEELEQFAKAFKQRRIKLGFTQGDVGLAMGKLYGNDFSQTTISRFEALNLSFKNMCKLKPLLEKWLNDAENSPSDSMSNATSLPPLMEGYGRKRKKRTSIETNIKLTLEKRFLDNPKPNSEEITLISEQLSMEKEVVRVWFCNRRQKEKRIYCPVASLPVKSHSYNSRMAPASRSYSPLASGGVSANSSPNSASPEASPNSLSTASLTSQANPASYSTPGSWYRTWNPATYHH, via the exons ATGAGCGCAGACACGGTGGAACAGTCGGAGGCTCCAGGTGAACAGGCGG ATTTAGAGCAAAACAGAATCGACTTCAATCGACAA ATAAAGACAGAGGCCATCAACGACTCACCTCATTCAGCTTCCACACTGAAGACATGTCAGCTTACACAAAGCTCTCCCGTGCCTGGAGGTCAACTGACTGGG CTCACCTCTTTCCACACCATGCAGCAGCTGGTTCTGATGCCACCGTCTCACCTGtcatctccttcctcttttctgctctCCCAGAGCCCCACCAGCCACCAAG CTCTTCTGCAGCAGAACCTGCTGTGCCTTCCTAGCCAGAGTCAAACTAGCCTTCTCCAGCATCAGCCTGGACTGGCTCTTACTCCACAG GCTATGAGTCGCTCTGGTCTGGCAGGACCATCTATGGAGAACCACATGGACATGTCTCACCTGCAAATGCCCAAACATATGTCCATACCACCACAGGAAGAACCCAGTGATCTGGAGGAACTGGAACAATTTGCGAAAGCATTCAAGCAAAGACGCATCAAACTGGGCTTCACTCAG GGAGATGTGGGCCTTGCGATGGGAAAACTGTACGGGAATGATTTCAGCCAGACCACAATCTCTCGCTTCGAGGCTCTCAACCTCAGCTTCAAAAACATGTGCAAGCTCAAACCTCTGCTGGAGAAATGGCTGAATGATGCAG aGAACTCGCCTTCTGACTCGATGAGCAACGCCACCTCTCTGCCGCCCCTGATGGAGGGCTACGGCCGCAAGCGAAAAAAGAGGACAAGCATTGAAACCAACATCAAGCTGACTCTGGAGAAACGTTTCCTTGAC AACCCCAAGCCCAACTCCGAGGAGATAACCCTGATCTCAGAGCAGCTGTCCATGGAGAAGGAGGTGGTTCGAGTTTGGTTCTGTAATCGGCGTCAGAAGGAGAAGAGGATCTACTGCCCGGTGGCTAGTTTACCTGTCAAATCACACAGCTACAACTCCAGAATG GCCCCGGCATCCAGATCCTACAGCCCTCTGGCTTCAGGTGGAG TTTCAGCGAATTCCTCTCCAAACAGCGCAAGCCCTGAAGCTTCTCCCAACAGCCTGTCCACAGCCTCCTTAACGTCTCAGGCCAACCCAGCTTCCTACAGTACACCAGG CTCCTGGTACCGCACGTGGAATCCTGCCACATATCATCACTGA